From Hyphomicrobiales bacterium, the proteins below share one genomic window:
- a CDS encoding YcgN family cysteine cluster protein, whose amino-acid sequence MEKAPFWKTIPLEKLSNEQWESLCDGCGRCCLNKLEDEESGEIVWTNVACSLLDDETCKCGDYPNRSKLVPDCIQLTAKNVRDLSWLPATCGYRLVRDGRDLYWWHPLVSGDPDTVHMAGIAVRGMTVSEDDVEVEDYENYLVSWPEEDPFEDPDSEIGN is encoded by the coding sequence ATGGAAAAAGCCCCGTTCTGGAAGACTATCCCCCTCGAAAAGCTATCAAATGAGCAATGGGAATCCCTTTGTGACGGTTGCGGACGTTGCTGTTTGAACAAGTTGGAGGATGAAGAATCAGGCGAGATCGTGTGGACGAATGTTGCCTGCTCACTTCTCGATGATGAAACTTGTAAATGTGGGGATTATCCCAATCGCTCGAAATTGGTGCCAGATTGTATTCAATTAACGGCTAAAAATGTGAGAGATTTGAGCTGGCTGCCTGCAACGTGCGGGTATCGCTTGGTTCGCGATGGCAGGGATTTATACTGGTGGCATCCACTTGTTTCAGGTGATCCAGATACTGTCCACATGGCTGGTATCGCTGTTCGCGGCATGACTGTTAGCGAAGATGATGTCGAGGTTGAGGACTATGAAAACTATCTGGTTTCTTGGCCAGAAGAGGACCCTTTCGAGGACCCAGATTCAGAAATAGGAAATTAA
- a CDS encoding PBP1A family penicillin-binding protein, giving the protein MNDQFSNNRRSKLASRMLELDSAIDGGLFSGFGWVRDLYIRYSAFMRRFRVLGWQRIPVELANEALTWGAVGMLLMLGLAQPAILATNTDWRKQDDYSVTFVDRAGEVIGRRGVFQNKPIDLERLPDHVIKATLATEDRRFFSHIGVDILGIARAFATNVKAGGVVEGGSTITQQVAKNIFLSNERTLSRKAKEAFLALWLDANLTKQEILELYFNRAYLGGGAFGIPAAAEFYFDKDYADLTLAESAMLSGLFKAPTNFAPHINLASARERANEVLTNMVQAGFLTEGQVLTARQNPASAVNRKREDSPDYYLDWAYQDILKMKIQEDRVLTVVTGLDNSLQKHAERTINQYLAENGKAYNITQGATVVMTPDGFVRAMVGGRDYGQSQFNRAVDALRSPGSTFKAYVYSAAMEAGMTPSTRIVDGPVWVKGWSPKNYTRSYSGSQTLTTALVKSINTIPVKIGLQLGAKKIVETTHRMGVTAKLRANPSLPIGTSEVSVLDMTTGYSVFANGGYKPRAKAAIRIYDSKGELIRDFGGNQQKERVLKASSVASMNEILSQVPEWGTGRRAKLDDRKTAGKTGTTQSYRDAWFIGYTGNYVSAVWYGNDNYTPTRRLTGGRLPAMTWKDIMSFAHQGVDKRPIPYLGKDGRSDIKLVELDAQGSDVKIKSIDQIRALSANSTKVLENIGQLLEQKQEKVVKGFVPLKKAEAGSLKTIAGQL; this is encoded by the coding sequence TTGAACGATCAGTTTTCAAACAACAGACGTAGCAAACTTGCAAGTAGAATGCTGGAACTGGACAGCGCCATCGATGGTGGTTTGTTCTCAGGTTTCGGCTGGGTACGTGATCTTTATATCCGTTACTCCGCTTTCATGCGCCGTTTCCGTGTTTTGGGCTGGCAACGTATACCTGTAGAGCTTGCTAATGAAGCTCTCACTTGGGGTGCGGTTGGCATGTTGCTTATGTTGGGCTTGGCCCAGCCTGCGATTTTAGCGACCAACACAGATTGGCGCAAACAGGACGACTATTCAGTCACTTTTGTCGATCGTGCAGGCGAAGTTATTGGCAGACGTGGCGTCTTCCAAAACAAGCCGATTGATTTAGAGCGGCTACCAGATCATGTCATAAAAGCAACGCTTGCAACCGAAGACCGACGGTTCTTTTCTCATATTGGCGTGGATATTTTGGGCATTGCCCGTGCTTTTGCCACCAATGTGAAAGCTGGCGGCGTGGTTGAAGGCGGATCAACGATCACACAACAGGTTGCGAAGAACATCTTCTTGAGCAATGAGCGCACCCTTTCACGGAAAGCGAAAGAAGCTTTCTTGGCCCTGTGGCTTGATGCGAATTTGACCAAACAAGAAATCTTAGAACTCTATTTCAACCGTGCCTATTTGGGCGGCGGTGCATTTGGCATTCCGGCGGCGGCTGAATTTTATTTTGATAAAGACTATGCCGATCTAACACTCGCTGAATCAGCAATGCTATCTGGCCTCTTCAAAGCGCCAACCAACTTTGCCCCACACATCAACTTGGCATCGGCTCGCGAAAGAGCCAACGAAGTTTTGACCAATATGGTGCAAGCTGGATTCTTAACGGAAGGGCAAGTTTTGACCGCAAGGCAAAACCCTGCGTCCGCCGTCAATCGCAAACGTGAAGACAGCCCAGACTATTACCTCGATTGGGCTTACCAAGACATCTTGAAAATGAAAATTCAAGAAGACCGTGTTTTAACAGTAGTGACTGGTCTTGATAACTCTCTTCAAAAACACGCTGAACGGACCATCAATCAATATCTCGCTGAAAACGGCAAAGCCTACAACATAACTCAAGGTGCGACTGTCGTTATGACACCTGATGGTTTTGTGAGAGCAATGGTCGGTGGCCGCGATTATGGACAAAGCCAGTTTAACCGTGCGGTCGATGCTCTGCGCTCACCAGGTTCGACCTTCAAGGCCTATGTTTATTCAGCCGCGATGGAAGCAGGCATGACCCCTTCTACCCGCATTGTCGATGGTCCTGTGTGGGTCAAAGGCTGGTCGCCTAAAAACTACACCCGTAGTTATTCTGGCAGCCAAACACTGACCACTGCGTTGGTAAAATCAATCAACACCATCCCAGTCAAGATCGGCTTGCAGCTGGGCGCAAAGAAGATTGTTGAGACAACACACCGCATGGGTGTAACGGCCAAATTGCGCGCGAACCCAAGCTTGCCAATTGGCACGTCAGAAGTCTCCGTCTTGGATATGACAACAGGCTACTCCGTTTTTGCCAACGGTGGTTACAAACCACGGGCGAAAGCTGCCATTCGTATTTACGATTCCAAAGGCGAGCTCATCAGAGACTTCGGCGGCAACCAGCAAAAAGAACGTGTTTTGAAAGCAAGTTCTGTTGCCTCAATGAACGAAATCTTGTCTCAGGTACCAGAATGGGGAACAGGACGCCGCGCTAAACTCGATGACCGCAAAACGGCAGGCAAAACAGGCACCACCCAATCATACCGTGATGCTTGGTTTATTGGCTATACTGGTAATTACGTTTCTGCGGTTTGGTATGGCAATGACAACTACACGCCAACCCGTCGCCTAACAGGTGGCCGCCTTCCTGCGATGACATGGAAAGACATCATGTCTTTTGCTCACCAAGGCGTCGACAAACGCCCAATCCCTTATCTAGGCAAAGATGGGCGTTCTGACATCAAACTGGTGGAATTGGATGCACAGGGTAGCGATGTGAAAATTAAATCGATTGATCAAATCAGAGCTCTGTCTGCAAACTCCACAAAAGTTCTAGAAAATATTGGCCAACTGCTTGAGCAAAAACAAGAGAAAGTCGTCAAAGGCTTTGTGCCATTGAAGAAGGCAGAAGCCGGCAGCCTCAAGACAATAGCAGGTCAATTGTAG
- a CDS encoding DUF1214 domain-containing protein, which yields MRHAITFILVSLAACIIGIGSAWFALQGDLKFQKTEIGQWDIWSKAADPSADPYTKAYLARAGKTWMSTTEGLAFFSSEDSRGEQYASNCEYKLTGIIPRGRLWTLTYLETGKSNNSTQPAYITSEDVIWSEDEQLEIYISKTAQPGNWLPLNSRKRFSLILRIYDTPLTSDALDAAIKTPLIERVNCI from the coding sequence GTGCGTCACGCCATCACATTCATACTCGTTAGTCTCGCCGCCTGTATCATAGGCATTGGTTCTGCATGGTTTGCTTTGCAGGGTGATTTGAAATTTCAAAAAACTGAAATTGGCCAATGGGATATTTGGTCTAAAGCCGCCGACCCATCAGCGGATCCTTACACAAAAGCCTATCTCGCCAGAGCTGGAAAAACGTGGATGAGCACCACAGAAGGCTTGGCCTTCTTCTCAAGCGAAGACAGCAGGGGCGAGCAATACGCCAGTAATTGTGAATATAAGCTAACAGGTATCATCCCAAGAGGACGACTGTGGACGCTTACCTATTTAGAAACAGGCAAATCAAATAACAGCACGCAACCTGCCTATATCACATCTGAAGATGTCATCTGGAGCGAAGATGAACAGCTAGAAATTTACATCTCTAAGACTGCCCAACCTGGGAACTGGTTACCACTCAATTCAAGGAAACGCTTTTCGCTGATCTTGCGTATCTATGACACGCCATTGACGAGTGACGCCCTTGATGCAGCGATAAAGACCCCGCTTATCGAGAGGGTTAACTGCATATGA
- a CDS encoding DUF2336 domain-containing protein has product MQQVKRNEFDTLVQADNNNRHQAVLKAASELFASKEDPSWEDALHFEELCLRLMPKLNLQAKSEIAERLAHCSALPKTTALTLAKDDIAVAAPILHHYAGFNDTDLLTIIARGTELHALAIAGRPNLSDAVMLVISKKALPTFQTNIDYDELRSDPTTIEVTIVDNSSQLEQSVEQESNDDVHSEITAVPERSMTDRTMTEPSDHENKARLDIDVDMEQTAQRLIAATKPKTGISLSGKDTSARISGLDRFLAMEHAHVLTHVHTAVENASDDKVNPALILKQAYRRADRARDFTQLAREKNVEQFAALLTRECDLPEDDAKSVINDDHGFALAICLKSLALPKHVANEAFLLLNPKLGKDQEQIYLLNWFYGQITPMAAHSVIEEWHPAMKTPGSVEHKPVYSGKSRTEKAQGGFAKSTPTKIEDTVQRSVVRR; this is encoded by the coding sequence GTGCAACAGGTTAAAAGAAACGAGTTTGATACCTTGGTTCAGGCAGACAATAACAACAGACATCAAGCAGTCTTAAAAGCAGCCAGCGAGCTGTTCGCCAGTAAAGAAGATCCCTCATGGGAAGACGCTTTGCATTTTGAAGAGCTTTGTTTGCGCCTAATGCCCAAGTTAAATCTTCAAGCAAAAAGTGAGATCGCCGAACGTCTAGCTCATTGCTCTGCGCTTCCAAAGACAACGGCATTAACACTTGCCAAAGATGATATAGCAGTGGCCGCCCCCATATTGCACCACTATGCAGGCTTCAATGATACCGACCTTCTAACCATCATAGCCCGTGGAACTGAACTTCATGCTTTGGCAATAGCAGGCCGTCCCAACTTATCAGACGCAGTCATGCTCGTGATTTCAAAAAAAGCGCTACCGACCTTTCAAACGAACATTGATTATGATGAATTGCGTAGCGATCCAACGACGATCGAAGTCACAATCGTAGATAACAGTTCTCAATTAGAACAAAGTGTTGAGCAGGAATCCAACGATGATGTTCATTCTGAAATAACAGCTGTTCCAGAACGTTCAATGACTGACCGTACGATGACTGAACCGTCAGACCATGAAAACAAAGCGCGCCTCGACATAGATGTCGATATGGAACAGACGGCCCAACGCCTTATTGCTGCCACCAAGCCCAAAACAGGAATTTCCTTGTCTGGTAAAGATACCAGCGCTCGCATCTCGGGGCTTGACCGTTTCCTCGCAATGGAACATGCGCATGTTTTAACTCATGTGCACACAGCCGTTGAAAACGCTTCAGATGATAAAGTCAATCCGGCCCTAATCCTAAAGCAGGCCTATCGCAGAGCAGATAGAGCGCGTGACTTCACACAGTTAGCGCGTGAGAAGAATGTCGAGCAATTCGCAGCTTTGTTAACGCGAGAATGCGATCTGCCAGAGGACGACGCCAAGAGCGTGATCAATGATGATCACGGATTTGCACTTGCCATATGTCTCAAATCCCTCGCCCTTCCAAAGCATGTGGCTAACGAAGCATTCTTATTGCTCAACCCAAAGCTCGGCAAAGACCAAGAACAAATCTATCTACTAAATTGGTTTTATGGCCAAATCACTCCGATGGCTGCCCATAGTGTCATCGAAGAATGGCATCCTGCCATGAAAACGCCCGGATCCGTTGAACACAAGCCTGTTTATTCTGGAAAATCTCGCACGGAAAAGGCCCAAGGGGGCTTTGCGAAGAGCACGCCGACCAAAATCGAAGATACAGTTCAACGATCTGTCGTCAGACGTTAA
- a CDS encoding DUF1491 family protein: MRLSSEFWVSAYVRQCQADGDFAALSKRGASHGGAVFVIINRLDGTNDLYGPAPQSLLDEKHDVNERVFYALLSAATQEDLDVQLSKEQRFDPDLWIVERESRTGEHGLILVVE, translated from the coding sequence ATGCGGTTGAGCTCTGAATTTTGGGTAAGCGCCTATGTCCGGCAATGCCAGGCCGATGGTGATTTTGCCGCTCTTTCAAAGCGTGGCGCATCTCATGGTGGTGCAGTTTTTGTGATCATCAATCGGCTCGACGGAACGAATGACCTTTATGGTCCAGCACCGCAATCTTTGCTTGATGAAAAACATGATGTGAATGAACGTGTTTTCTATGCGCTCTTATCTGCGGCCACGCAGGAAGACTTAGATGTGCAACTCAGTAAAGAACAGCGTTTTGATCCCGACCTATGGATCGTTGAACGTGAAAGCCGCACTGGTGAGCACGGCTTAATACTGGTGGTTGAGTAA
- a CDS encoding peptidoglycan-binding domain-containing protein: protein MNKNKDFLADLGAEPQRGERPTHQAATTEARAYDEGASLVQILVTRFTRFALSNQRELAVGISVCALVGAASINTLFLQEGKHPAPIFGASTQQQVAAAEPVPSQTSEIVLEQAGDQDIADPVVREIQAHLTARGYFDSEIDGLIGARTRASIGLYQRANNEPVTNEPSKQLLEHIRLSRPDEGYHVAARQKIADQNKASGIASSAPSIIKAKSEVISDPLMIKQIQEALARLGYNDVTADGVVGPITREAVLNFKKKHGLDADGTITTALLDELSKLTEL, encoded by the coding sequence ATGAATAAAAACAAAGATTTTCTTGCAGATCTTGGCGCAGAGCCACAACGTGGTGAGCGCCCTACACATCAAGCAGCAACGACAGAAGCTCGTGCGTATGATGAAGGGGCGTCATTGGTTCAGATCCTAGTCACGCGGTTTACAAGGTTTGCTCTTTCAAACCAACGTGAGCTAGCAGTTGGCATATCTGTATGTGCGTTGGTGGGTGCAGCCAGCATCAACACTCTATTTTTGCAAGAAGGTAAGCATCCAGCGCCAATCTTTGGCGCAAGCACTCAACAACAAGTTGCCGCAGCAGAACCTGTGCCATCGCAAACCAGCGAGATCGTTTTGGAACAAGCCGGCGATCAAGATATTGCAGATCCTGTTGTGCGAGAAATACAGGCTCATCTTACTGCTCGGGGTTATTTCGATTCAGAGATTGATGGTTTGATCGGTGCCAGAACACGTGCTTCGATCGGTCTGTATCAGCGGGCAAACAATGAACCTGTGACAAATGAGCCAAGCAAGCAATTGCTGGAACATATTCGACTTTCCAGACCAGACGAAGGCTACCATGTTGCTGCTCGTCAAAAGATCGCCGACCAAAATAAGGCTTCGGGTATAGCTTCTTCAGCACCAAGCATTATCAAGGCGAAGTCTGAGGTGATTAGTGACCCGCTCATGATCAAGCAAATTCAAGAAGCGCTAGCTAGGCTCGGTTACAATGATGTGACAGCAGATGGGGTTGTCGGCCCAATCACGCGTGAAGCTGTTTTGAACTTCAAAAAGAAGCATGGTCTTGATGCAGACGGCACGATCACGACTGCACTTTTGGACGAATTGTCGAAGCTCACTGAGCTTTAA
- a CDS encoding PAS domain-containing sensor histidine kinase: MAIIFVWLLGPLASALVLVRSRSLELAFLVSATTLTGLIATICAFTGGTQSFALVWLLVIPAEAALGKRRWVIIYSLVPLVVALTVLFLGTKANWFSAYEVVASSSQFGVFVGPLALILYVAALTFRVQTAYSASQQRLSINQERYRLLANNTTDLITQHNSTGEIVFASPAAKTLLGVAPFDVCNKGLFDRVHIADRPAYLKLLSDVVARGLPLKAEFRLRTSVLRSGCIEMNSSTCRDHDFSWMEMRCRPIWDEHETVTGIVATTRDISERHAQQNALEEAHAELQQLSDAKTRFLANMSHELRTPLNAIIGFSEILQQELFGKLQNEKQSEYVNLIHDSGSHLLQIVTDILDMSKIESGTFDIVPEPFNVEKLVRSCTGIMSQQADMREINLVSTIPEDLPEAIADSRACRQILINLISNALKFSDKKDTVTVGVRVEGDNLAYFVRDTGIGMNKADLKRIGQPFFQADSAHDRRYEGTGLGVSVVKGLTELHKGRVEFESELGEGTCVTVFIPLDCEADSNTVEAFSPMSKLPDLSDLETLIQEKAYKTA; encoded by the coding sequence ATGGCAATTATCTTTGTGTGGTTGCTTGGTCCCCTTGCATCGGCATTGGTATTGGTTCGCTCGCGATCGCTTGAGCTGGCCTTTTTGGTATCTGCAACAACGCTTACTGGATTAATTGCTACAATATGTGCGTTTACTGGTGGTACCCAGTCTTTTGCCTTGGTGTGGCTGCTCGTTATTCCTGCAGAGGCTGCATTGGGCAAGCGTAGATGGGTGATTATCTACTCTCTAGTGCCTTTGGTCGTGGCTTTGACGGTCTTGTTTCTTGGAACTAAGGCTAATTGGTTCAGCGCTTATGAAGTTGTTGCAAGTTCTTCTCAATTTGGTGTCTTCGTTGGGCCTCTTGCACTCATCTTATATGTAGCAGCTCTCACTTTCCGTGTTCAGACAGCTTATTCCGCTAGTCAACAGCGTTTAAGTATCAACCAAGAACGTTATCGTTTGTTGGCAAATAACACGACCGACCTGATTACCCAGCATAATAGCACTGGTGAAATCGTGTTTGCCTCACCAGCAGCCAAGACATTGCTTGGCGTTGCCCCGTTTGATGTTTGTAACAAGGGCCTTTTTGATCGTGTGCATATTGCCGATCGTCCGGCCTATTTGAAGCTCTTATCAGATGTTGTCGCGAGAGGGTTGCCACTTAAAGCGGAATTTCGTCTTCGCACGTCTGTTCTTCGTAGTGGCTGCATTGAAATGAATTCATCGACTTGCCGCGACCATGATTTTAGTTGGATGGAAATGCGGTGTCGTCCGATTTGGGATGAGCATGAAACGGTTACAGGTATAGTCGCGACCACTCGCGATATTAGTGAAAGACATGCCCAGCAGAATGCGCTTGAAGAAGCACACGCGGAATTGCAGCAATTAAGTGATGCGAAGACACGCTTCTTGGCCAATATGAGCCATGAACTGCGCACTCCTCTTAATGCGATTATTGGCTTTTCTGAAATTTTGCAACAAGAGCTATTTGGCAAGCTACAAAACGAGAAACAGAGTGAATACGTGAACTTAATCCACGATTCAGGCAGCCATTTGCTACAAATTGTGACTGATATTTTGGATATGTCCAAGATTGAAAGCGGCACCTTCGATATTGTTCCTGAACCGTTTAATGTTGAGAAACTTGTCAGGTCATGCACAGGCATCATGAGCCAGCAAGCTGATATGCGTGAAATCAATTTGGTGTCGACGATCCCTGAAGATCTGCCTGAGGCAATCGCGGATTCGCGAGCGTGTCGTCAGATTTTGATCAACTTGATATCTAATGCTCTGAAGTTCTCAGACAAGAAAGACACTGTGACAGTTGGTGTTCGCGTTGAAGGGGACAATCTTGCCTATTTCGTTCGCGACACGGGCATTGGCATGAACAAAGCTGATCTTAAGCGGATTGGACAACCATTCTTCCAAGCCGATAGTGCGCATGACAGACGTTATGAAGGCACGGGGCTTGGTGTGTCTGTGGTGAAGGGTTTGACTGAACTTCACAAAGGACGCGTAGAATTTGAAAGTGAACTGGGCGAGGGGACGTGTGTAACAGTGTTTATTCCGCTGGATTGTGAAGCGGATTCGAATACTGTTGAAGCCTTTTCTCCAATGTCAAAGTTACCAGATCTATCTGATCTTGAAACGTTGATACAAGAAAAGGCTTATAAAACAGCCTAA
- a CDS encoding DUF5330 domain-containing protein, translating to MIMFLIRTVFWVSLIVLILPIDKSKTDATVTQVVSTAGAIEIASGAISDLASFCGRNPETCEKGRDFANAFGVKAVYASGLLYKFLDEQFAEKSVEAAAVSKNQTS from the coding sequence ATGATCATGTTCTTAATCAGAACCGTATTTTGGGTAAGTTTAATTGTGCTGATATTGCCGATTGATAAATCCAAAACAGACGCAACTGTTACACAAGTCGTTTCGACTGCTGGTGCAATTGAAATTGCCAGTGGAGCGATTTCTGACCTTGCAAGTTTTTGTGGCCGCAACCCAGAGACTTGCGAAAAAGGCCGTGACTTCGCCAATGCGTTCGGTGTGAAGGCTGTATATGCATCAGGTTTGCTTTACAAATTTCTCGATGAACAATTTGCGGAGAAATCAGTAGAAGCAGCAGCAGTATCAAAAAACCAAACCTCTTAG
- a CDS encoding SufE family protein — MDLETILDNFEFLDDWEDKYRYVIELGRTMPEFPAEHQTAEHKIEGCVSQVWLIKTISDAPSDPSITYQGDSDAHIVKGLVAIVLAALSGKRASEIKSFDTDALFKQIGLNEHLTPQRSNGLNSMVQRIKADAASALA, encoded by the coding sequence ATGGACTTAGAAACGATCTTAGATAACTTTGAGTTTCTCGATGATTGGGAAGACAAGTATCGCTATGTCATTGAACTAGGGCGCACGATGCCTGAGTTTCCAGCAGAACATCAAACAGCCGAACATAAGATAGAAGGATGTGTTAGCCAGGTTTGGCTGATCAAAACCATATCCGATGCCCCAAGTGATCCCAGCATCACCTATCAAGGAGATAGCGACGCCCATATTGTGAAGGGGCTGGTTGCAATCGTTCTCGCTGCATTATCTGGTAAAAGAGCGAGTGAAATTAAATCCTTCGATACTGATGCCTTGTTTAAACAAATTGGCCTCAATGAACATTTAACCCCACAACGCTCGAATGGCTTGAACTCGATGGTACAGCGGATCAAAGCTGATGCTGCATCCGCATTGGCGTGA
- a CDS encoding DUF6456 domain-containing protein: MSDLEKRSIKLLRLIAGSSKSVGVNSGVAEALKQDEVLLDKLFANALIEKKPPHGYSITKEGVNFLKRGRCDEGIAYQRQHQSVVVGEIDAGEKVSINQNESPLARLYHRRGRSGGRLLSKIQFEAGECLRRDFEASRMSPKLGMTLGPKVDGGGYRDAASSAMTGSIAAKQRTEQAMATVGPELGTLLLDVCCYLKGLELIERERQWPVRSAKVVLGVALNQLAVHYGLTN; the protein is encoded by the coding sequence ATGAGCGATCTTGAAAAACGGTCCATCAAATTATTACGTTTAATCGCTGGTTCATCCAAGAGTGTGGGTGTGAATAGCGGTGTTGCCGAGGCACTAAAACAAGACGAAGTGTTGCTGGATAAATTGTTTGCCAACGCATTGATCGAGAAAAAGCCACCTCATGGTTATTCTATTACCAAAGAGGGGGTGAATTTTTTGAAACGGGGACGGTGCGATGAAGGCATCGCCTATCAACGACAACACCAAAGTGTTGTTGTTGGCGAGATTGATGCTGGCGAAAAAGTATCTATCAACCAAAATGAAAGTCCATTGGCTCGGTTGTATCATCGTCGCGGCAGGTCGGGCGGACGCTTGCTATCTAAAATACAGTTTGAGGCGGGCGAGTGTCTTCGGCGAGATTTTGAAGCATCACGAATGAGCCCAAAACTTGGAATGACGCTTGGCCCGAAAGTAGATGGCGGTGGCTATCGTGACGCCGCCTCAAGTGCCATGACAGGATCGATTGCTGCAAAGCAAAGGACCGAGCAAGCAATGGCCACCGTCGGGCCAGAGCTTGGCACTTTATTGCTAGATGTTTGCTGCTATTTGAAAGGACTAGAACTTATTGAACGTGAACGGCAATGGCCGGTTCGATCGGCAAAGGTGGTTTTGGGTGTAGCGCTCAATCAGCTCGCGGTACATTATGGCCTTACCAATTGA
- a CDS encoding helix-turn-helix domain-containing protein, protein MRHDQSIVELVDVEPFNLFYAKGRGTCDFIKYSTAKAFGIRSCDLESRTRKQADIAFARQIAMYIAHVRLGLNLGEVGRVFQRDRTTVGHACRLIEDRRDDEQVDFLINCLERAVEEWLQIAHHRTVGIASGVEK, encoded by the coding sequence ATGCGGCATGATCAAAGTATCGTAGAATTAGTTGATGTTGAGCCATTTAATTTGTTTTACGCAAAGGGCAGAGGCACTTGTGATTTCATAAAGTACTCTACCGCCAAGGCATTTGGTATCCGGTCTTGCGATTTGGAATCAAGAACAAGAAAGCAAGCTGATATTGCGTTTGCGCGGCAGATAGCAATGTACATCGCTCATGTGCGTCTTGGACTAAACCTTGGAGAAGTCGGGAGAGTCTTTCAACGGGATAGAACGACCGTTGGTCACGCTTGTCGTTTAATCGAAGATAGAAGAGATGACGAGCAAGTTGATTTTTTGATCAATTGTTTGGAACGAGCAGTCGAAGAGTGGTTGCAAATCGCGCATCACCGCACCGTTGGTATAGCATCGGGGGTAGAAAAATGA
- a CDS encoding MucR family transcriptional regulator — protein MNNLDEKEVFKPNQNNDIVDLTSDIICSYVTNNSVTVEDLPSLISQIHSTLVAISGPKIDTMQEPQKPAVSKKRSIKPDYLICLEDGQKFKSLKRHLRSKYNLSPEEYRLKWQLPSDYPMVAPNYAAERSKLAMKMGLGQKRK, from the coding sequence TTGAATAATTTGGATGAAAAAGAGGTATTCAAACCTAATCAAAATAACGATATTGTTGATCTTACATCGGATATTATTTGTTCTTATGTAACAAATAACTCTGTTACAGTTGAAGATCTGCCAAGCTTAATAAGCCAAATACACTCTACACTTGTCGCTATTTCTGGACCTAAAATAGATACGATGCAGGAACCGCAGAAACCTGCGGTATCTAAAAAGCGATCAATCAAGCCAGACTATTTGATTTGTTTGGAAGATGGGCAGAAATTCAAGTCGTTAAAACGACACTTGCGGTCAAAATACAATCTATCTCCTGAAGAATATCGGTTGAAATGGCAACTTCCGTCCGACTATCCAATGGTGGCGCCAAATTATGCCGCCGAACGATCAAAGCTCGCGATGAAAATGGGATTAGGCCAAAAACGAAAATGA